In Haliaeetus albicilla chromosome 2, bHalAlb1.1, whole genome shotgun sequence, a single genomic region encodes these proteins:
- the LOC138688510 gene encoding basic proline-rich protein-like: MEVSKRGPGCRAAPGTRAAPPLRGGRAGGGPRGGPARSRRAAPPGPVWRRPRREERGSPPGGPWGGGAAAAAGAGGSARLSGRGRGAGSRGAPAGAPASSARPGPLRPPAAPARPGAEPPSSPAFPGHRLRAACNAERLGEGQRTPGPAALAPLWAPRGAAPTPRDAPAPLPGPARPGRSRPAPPPVLPTLAAPGSPVGAAPPEPAAPPGGGRPAPRAEAARRGVARAGVRRRRHRPAPRRGPEPAAAAGAMRRPGGRDPSAAELRTRLAGGRRRLPLLGSVAAGAPPTAALPPPCAAARGRFGAAPRRPGLPRSGPGEGDVPGESRRPAPARTDPPRMAGGDAPGAGRDGHPRRRRPPPGRGLWELPLAAEASSGPGRDGAGGELPCGSNVPAGSCPPPVASGRQSFRKRGKATEPSGPARTRRARRRGKRRRARPDGAVGGAEGCADPCGPPSAERSPRH, translated from the coding sequence ATGGAGGTCTCCAAGAGGGGGCCCGGCTGCCGGGCGGCCCCGGGGACGCGGGCGGCGCCGCCCCTgcgcggcggccgcgccgggggCGGCCCCAGGGGGGGCCCCGCGCGgagccgccgcgccgcgccgccgggccccgtctggcggcggccccgccgggaGGAGCGGGGCTCCCCCCCGGGCGGCCCCtggggcggcggcgccgccgccgccgccggcgccggAGGCAGCGCTCGGCTCTCCGGCCGCGGGCGCGGCGCCGGCTCCCGGGGGGCCCCCGCGGGAGCGCCCGCCTcctccgcccgccccggccccctccgcccgcccgccgccccggcccggcccggcgcggaacccccctcctcccccgcttTCCCCGGGCACCGGCTCCGCGCAGCCTGTAACGCCGAGCGTCTTGGAGAGGGGCAGCGGacgcccggccccgccgcgctgGCCCCGCTCTGGGCGCCCCGCGGGGCAGCCCCGACGCCGCGAGACGCTCCGGCCCCtctgcccggcccggcccggccgggccgcagccgccccgctccccccccggTCCTCCCGACGCTCGCCGCCCCCGGATCCCCGGTTGGGGCGGCGCCGCCTGagcccgcggccccgccgggcggaggccgccccgcgccccgggCGGAGGCAGCGCGGAGGGGGGTCGCACGGGCGGGCGTACGCCGCCGCCGTCACCGCCCCGCGCCCCGACGGGGCCCCGagcccgctgccgccgccggcgcGATGAGACGGCCGGGTGGAAGGGACCCCTCGGCGGCGGAGCTCCGCACCCGCCTGGCAGGCGGGCGGAGGCGGCTTCCCCTTCTGGGAAGTGTCGCCGCCGGGGCCCCCCCGACGGCTGCCCTGCCTCCACCGTGCGCCGCGGCCCGCGGCCGGTTCGGGGCGGCCCCTCGCCGCCCCGGCCTCCCGCGCTCCGGCCCCGGGGAGGGCGATGTCCCGGGCGAgagccgccgcccggccccagCGCGGACGGATCCTCCGCGGATGGCGGGCGGGGACGCCCCcggggcgggacgggacgggcaCCCCCGACGGCGCCGGCCCCCACCTGGGCGAGGCCTCTGGGAGCTGCCCCTCGCCGCAGAGGCAAGCAGTGGCCCGGGGCGAGATGGGGCTGGCGGGGAGCTCCCCTGCGGGTCGAACGTCCCCGCCGGTTCCTGCCCACCGCCGGTGGCCTCGGGCCGGCAGAGTTTTCGGAAAAGGGGGAAAGCAACGGAGCCCTCGGGACCTGCCAGGACCAGGCGCGCCCGCCGGCGTGGGAagcggcggcgggcgcgccCCGACGGCGCGGTCGGCGGGGCCGAGGGCTGCGCGGATCCCTGCGGCCCCCCCTCGGCGGAGCGCAGCCCGCGGCACTGA